Proteins encoded by one window of Fischerella sp. PCC 9605:
- a CDS encoding NAD-dependent epimerase/dehydratase family protein yields MKVLVTGTEGYLGSLLPPLLIQRGHEVIGVDTGFYKVGWLYHGTEVTAKTLNKDIRHITLEDLQGVEAVVHMAELSNDPTGQLAPHITYDINHKGSVRLAKLAKEAGVRRFVYMSSCSVYGVATEGDVTEQSPVNPQTAYAECKTLVERDVKPLADDDFSPTFMRNATAFGASPRMRFDIVLNNLAGLAWTTKEIKMTSDGTPWRPLVHALDICKAIVCTLEAPRDIVHNQIFNVGDTANNYRVKEIAEIIADVFPGCQLSFGSQGADNRSYRVSFEKINTMLPGFKCDWNAEQGAKQLFDLFSQIDMTEDIFLSRGFTRLKQLEYLIRTQQIDQDFFWAKK; encoded by the coding sequence ATGAAAGTACTAGTAACTGGAACAGAAGGTTATCTTGGCTCATTATTACCTCCCCTGTTAATTCAACGGGGACACGAAGTTATCGGTGTAGACACTGGCTTTTATAAAGTTGGTTGGTTGTACCACGGTACTGAAGTCACAGCTAAAACTCTCAACAAAGATATCCGTCATATTACCCTTGAAGATTTGCAAGGTGTCGAAGCAGTAGTTCACATGGCAGAACTCTCCAACGATCCCACTGGACAGCTTGCACCCCATATTACCTACGATATTAACCACAAAGGTTCAGTTCGCCTTGCCAAACTGGCAAAAGAAGCAGGAGTGCGTCGCTTTGTCTACATGTCTTCGTGTAGTGTCTATGGTGTAGCAACAGAAGGAGACGTTACAGAACAATCTCCTGTTAATCCCCAAACAGCTTACGCAGAATGCAAAACACTAGTAGAGCGAGATGTCAAACCATTAGCTGATGATGATTTCTCTCCTACCTTTATGCGGAATGCCACAGCCTTTGGTGCTTCCCCCAGGATGCGCTTTGATATTGTTTTAAACAACTTGGCGGGTTTGGCATGGACTACTAAAGAAATCAAAATGACTAGCGATGGTACACCTTGGCGTCCACTAGTCCACGCATTGGATATTTGTAAGGCTATTGTCTGTACTCTCGAAGCTCCTCGTGACATTGTACATAACCAAATTTTTAACGTTGGAGATACTGCAAATAACTATCGAGTTAAAGAAATAGCTGAAATTATTGCTGATGTTTTCCCTGGCTGTCAATTAAGTTTTGGCTCTCAAGGAGCAGACAATCGCAGTTATCGGGTTTCGTTCGAGAAAATTAATACTATGCTACCTGGCTTTAAGTGTGATTGGAATGCCGAACAGGGTGCTAAACAATTATTTGATTTATTTTCCCAAATTGACATGACAGAAGATATTTTCTTATCTAGAGGCTTTACTCGCTTAAAGCAGCTAGAGTATCTAATTCGCACTCAGCAAATTGATCAAGATTTCTTCTGGGCTAAGAAATAG
- a CDS encoding glycosyltransferase family 2 protein: protein MNKLLTIAIPTYNRAELLDKQLAWLAQAIKNFESQCEIIVSDNCSKDDTPNVIKKWQPIFSNTEFQLKKNSENIGAVRNIASCIKAAKGKFVWVISDDDKIFNNTISYIVNNLIENPDLGLIILNFSKSDAKTGEVFEPRCFDIENDELSTNGKILFERCAEQSIGGVGLTTALVYRTDLAQRAIDNWSSGLNNMAVQIYWTGFCAYHASVKVTKDNYLECVAGTHYFMQIPKLLVTLEYADIPEVLLRLRKIGYSNNFSRKMVLGCLFKFNWRVLLGAFRRWPLIAIEAMMRYIRYLFDSLFTSYVVNQMEDKKS from the coding sequence ATGAACAAATTACTCACCATCGCCATTCCCACTTACAACCGTGCCGAATTACTTGACAAGCAACTGGCATGGTTGGCTCAAGCCATCAAAAACTTTGAATCACAATGCGAAATTATAGTTTCTGACAACTGTTCAAAAGACGACACTCCCAACGTAATTAAAAAGTGGCAACCTATTTTCAGCAACACAGAGTTTCAACTCAAAAAAAATAGCGAAAATATTGGTGCAGTCCGAAATATTGCCTCTTGCATTAAGGCTGCTAAGGGCAAATTTGTTTGGGTAATCAGTGATGATGATAAAATTTTTAACAATACCATATCTTACATAGTAAATAATTTAATTGAGAATCCGGACTTAGGATTAATAATTTTAAACTTTTCTAAAAGCGATGCAAAAACAGGTGAAGTATTTGAGCCGCGTTGCTTTGATATTGAGAATGACGAATTAAGTACAAACGGCAAAATTTTGTTTGAACGATGTGCAGAGCAAAGCATTGGTGGTGTGGGGCTGACAACTGCTCTTGTGTATCGAACAGATTTAGCACAGCGGGCGATTGATAATTGGTCTTCTGGTTTAAATAACATGGCTGTTCAAATATATTGGACTGGCTTTTGTGCTTATCATGCCAGTGTCAAAGTAACCAAAGACAATTATCTAGAATGTGTTGCTGGCACTCATTATTTTATGCAAATCCCCAAGTTACTCGTTACCTTAGAATACGCAGATATACCTGAAGTTTTGCTCAGACTAAGAAAAATAGGATACTCCAATAATTTTAGTAGAAAAATGGTTTTAGGTTGCTTGTTTAAATTCAATTGGAGAGTTTTGTTAGGAGCTTTCAGAAGATGGCCTTTAATAGCAATTGAAGCGATGATGCGTTACATAAGATATTTATTTGATTCACTTTTTACTTCTTATGTGGTAAATCAAATGGAAGATAAAAAATCATGA